A genomic region of Phragmites australis chromosome 2, lpPhrAust1.1, whole genome shotgun sequence contains the following coding sequences:
- the LOC133909611 gene encoding two-component response regulator ORR4-like, translating to MTVVDAESRFHVLAVDDSLIDRKLIEMLLKNSSYQVTTVDSGSKALEVLGLKDEGEDSSSPSSSSPDHQEIDVNLIITDYCMPGMTGYDLLKRVKGSSSLKDIPVVIMSSENVPARINRCLEDGAEEFFLKPVKLADMKKLKSHLLKRKQPKSQPQPQIQPEAEQPEQPAHKPEEAVAEVTADGTINDCNVSSGNKRKAAAAMEQEGLSSPEKTKPRLSSSSLAVET from the exons ATGACGGTGGTTGATGCTGAGTCCCGGTTCCATGTTCTCGCGGTGGATGACAGCCTCATCGACAGGAAGCTCATCGAGATGCTGCTCAAGAACTCATCCTACCAAG TGACTACTGTCGATTCTGGTAGTAAGGCCTTGGAGGTGTTAGGATTGAAGGATGAAGGGGAAGActcatcatcgccttcctcctcctcccctgacCATCAG GAAATCGATGTGAATCTGATCATCACTGACTACTGCATGCCTGGCATGACAGGGTATGATCTGCTGAAGAGGGTGAAG GGGTCCTCCTCATTGAAGGACATTCCGGTGGTGATAATGTCTTCTGAGAATGTGCCTGCCAGGATCAACAG GTGCTTGGAAGATGGTGCAGAGGAGTTCTTCCTGAAACCTGTCAAGCTCGCTGACATGAAGAAGCTCAAGTCTCATCTGCTGAAAAGGAAGCAGCCCAAGTCTCAGCCACAGCCACAGATACAGCCGGAGGCTGAACAACCTGAGCAACCGGCGCACAAGCCGGAGGAAGCAGTAGCAGAAGTGACTGCTGATGGAACAATCAACGACTGCAATGTCAGCAGCGGTAACAagaggaaggcggcggcggcaatggAGCAGGAGGGGCTGTCGTCGCCGGAGAAGACGAAGCCAAGACTGTCCAGTAGCAGCTTGGCAGTGGAGACCTGA